The Schistocerca nitens isolate TAMUIC-IGC-003100 chromosome 2, iqSchNite1.1, whole genome shotgun sequence nucleotide sequence GTAATAAGGTGATTAATTATTATCGCGAGAATAAATTAAAGCGGAATGATCAGTCTTGGAGATAGCACCATTAGACCTCACTAGATCGCAGAACGATAGAAAGCTCCAGAATTGTACAGAATCATGATACATACTTATGGATGTAAAAAATTTGTGCTTCATTTTAAggaaaggtattatttatttgcttCGATTGTTACGCATAGCCTGCACCCTAGAAGATATTTCAATCAGTGTTCCAGTTATTTTTCGGTTTTAAAATGCGTAGTAGATTAAAAACGCCAAGACAGTTCGTTGTGATTATACCAACAAAACCCACTAGATGGCAGGCCAGTCAAAAGATGGAACAGAACCCGAAATTTCTCGAAGTGTGACTTAAACTGTTCGAACAGCGGGAGTCGTGCTTAAATAGAGCCCTTCCTCCGGCAACTGCTGAATAGCGTCAAAAAaggagagaaaaggaaaaaaaagagctaCGCGTTATGAAGGGGAAACTCCGCCCCTCGCCTGTTGAATGATCTCATCGGGAGCCAATAGCGCTTAACATACAATGGCAACATACGTCAAAACTTAAATATCAATCTAGACAGAAAAGAAGCACGATATGAAAGATTACGGAAACGTAAGTTTGCCGTAAGAGTAATTACTGTTCTATCTGTAACTCGATTGATGTTTTAAGTTTTCACATACATTACGATCTTATGTTAAGCGCTATTGGTTACCGATGACATTATGCAGAAGGCGAGGGGCGGAGCTTCCGCTTTATAACGCGTAGCGTATAGGCGCTACTTGGCGGTTGCCGGAAGTGTCCCTGCGACACACGTCAGCGTTCCGCTTATCGTCTCTGGTCAACAACTAAAGGTGAGAAAGCTCTGTATATCCTACTGTATTCTCGTCTCCATGTTTTGTTGACATGGGGAGGCCacgacagatttacttcaaactttgtacacctttagtaggccattaaaacaggaTAATGTTCAAGTGATAAGGTGAACTACTttgacaattccgagaaaatcgcaagagaagttttatacGTCATTTTATGTAATTGATGTATCTGTGCGTACGTGCTGCACGTTAGAGTTCACGGTGGTCGAGTGGTTAGCTTTCGAGGTATGTCAGACAAACGTGTAAGAGGTGATAGTTCATCTCCCGCATACTctcaatttttaatctatattttttttcatcattggtcatattttttaatttatgactTTTGAGATGcagtataattaaaaaaaacacatgtaTTTGCGTGAAGTCAATTTCATGTTTCTGACTACttgctatttttaattaaatttaagtattagaacAAAGATATTTGTAACTATCGACAAATAAATGAAGACATACTTAGTTTTCCTGAAAACGTATACCTGTCGTGATATGTGAAATCTATTATATATTCAATCTGGGAAGGTacgcggagccggccgcggtggtctcgcggttctaggcgcgcagtccggaaccgtgcgactgctacggtcgcaggttcgaatcctgcctcgggcatggatgtttgtgatgtccttaggttagttaggtttaagtagttctaagttctaggggactaatgaccacagcagttgagtcccatagtgctcagagccatttgaaccatttgaaccgaggtACGCGGAACTAGTCTGCGCATCGACGCTtaaagctgcagacacagaggcaggccccatttgacCGTTAACCTGCGTGGCGGTGAGACGTTGCTAAAGTAGCAAGAACTATTAGTGTAGGTGCAATCACAGAACTTACACTTATACTATAAAAATGAAGTTTCTAGATGGAGTCGACCCATCGCCTTATGTATCTTtggaagctcgaacgctaaccactttgttttattttgtttgatcTTAATTTCCTCGTGAAGGCTCGTTTTATGTGTTCGGGGTGGacatcccatgacgcttgttcaagtcaATCGTCAttccattgactcagttttttttattacagagggctgctagccctctgatcgaacactctgagtttaaaaaaatggttcgaatggctctgagcactatgggacttaacatctatggtcatcagtcccctagaacttagaactacttaaacctaactaacctaaggacagcacacaacatccagtcatcacgaggcagagaaaatccctgaccccgccgggaatcgaaccgggaaacccgggcgcgggaagcgagaacgctaccgcacgaccacgagctgcgaacacacTCTGAGTAACCGTGCCGGCAACATTAGAGCACCATTACGTCCAATGTCTATAACCTACGCGTAGATACACTACGCACATCATAGAAATATgaaacttcacttgcgattttctcggaattgccggaGTAGTGCACTTTACTACTAAGCACATTCTGTTGTTTTCATGGCCAACTAAAGGTGAACAAAGTTTGAAGTATATCCGTCATGGCCTCCCCTGGTGAGTAGATGCACTGTATAATTTTGATAACTGTTACCCTGTAAGGAGAATTTTTATTTTGCATTCCAGAGAcatgatctgaagatgatctaCATATGATCGAAATGGGTTACCACTGACACGTTATTTTAACTTTTAAGAAAAAGAATTGCACTCAAGAATGATTGTTATTTAAAGTTATGTAACCAGAGCACTGTTTCATACCGTTTACGTTTCCAAAAATTACTAAATCAAGCAAACGGTGAAACTGTTACCATACtgaagaagtacactactggccattaaaattgctacaccaagacgaaatgcagatgataaacgggtattcattggacaaaaatattatattaaaactgatatgtgattacgttttcacgcaatttgggtgcatagatcctgagaaatcagtacccagaacaaccacctctggccgtaataacggcctgggcagtgagtcaaacagagcttggatggcgtgtacaggtacagctgcccatgcagtttcaacacgatatcacagttcatcaagagtagtgactggcgtattgtgacgagccaattgctcggccttcattgacctgacgttttcaattggtgggagatctggagaatgtgctggccagcacagcagtcgaacattttctgtatccagaaaggcccatacaggacctgcaacaagcggtcgtgcactatcctgctgaaatgtagggtttcgcaaggatcgaatgaagggcagagccacgggtcgtaacacatctggaatgtaacgttcactgttcaaagtgccatcaatgcgatcacgaggtgaccgagacgtgtaaccaatggctccccatacgatcacgccgggtgatacgccagcatggcgaagacgaatacacgcttccactgtgcgttcaccgcgatgtcgccaaacacggatgcgaccatcatgatgctgtaaacagaacctggattcatccgaaaaaatgacgttttgccattcgtgcacccaggttcgtcgctgagtacaccaccgcaggcgctcctgtctgtgatgcaacgtcaagggtaaccgtagtcatggtctccgagctgatagtctatcctgctgcaaacgttgttgaactgttcgtgcagatggttgttgtcttgtacacgtccccatctgttgactcaagcatcgagacgtggctgcacgatccgttacagccatgcggataagatgcctgtcatctcgactgctagtgatacgaggccgtattaccctcctgaacgcaccgattccatattctgcttcatttcatctcgaccaacgtgagcggcaatgtcgcgatacgataaaccgcaatcgcgataggctacaatccgacctttatcaaagtcggaaacatgatgggaggcatttctcctccttacatgaggcatcacaactacgtttcaccaggcaacgccggtcaactgctgttcgtgtatgagaaatcggttggaaactttcctcatgtcaccacgttgtaggtgtcgccaccggcgccaaccttctgtgaatgctctgaaaagctaatcatttgcatatcacagcatcttcttcctgtcggttaaatttcccgtctgtggcacgtcatcttcgtggtgtaggaattttaatggccagtagtgtacattataacTGCGAAACGTTGTCGTTCCACATCCCACTGAGGGATCGTAGTTACGATGCACGGAACACGGGAAATACCTAGCCAACCATCTCCCTCTTGCGTTTTAGGTATTCGTGACGAATCATCATGTCTTCATCAGAAGAGAACGCTGTGGTCACGCCGGCCTGGGTGGACGAGAAATTCGTAAAGGAAGCGCTCAGTGAAGCGGAGGGCAAGCAAGTAGCAGAGGTGTCGAGTTTGAGGGTGGAGCCGGCGGTGAAGGCGGGGGCCAACTTCATGAGCTCGCTGCTGCGGCTGTCGTGCGAGGTGCGGTTGGCCAGCGGCGGCGCGGCGGAGGCGCGCAGTCTGGTGCTCAAGGTGGGGCTGCGTGCGGGGCCCATGGCCGACCTGGCCGAGGAGGGCCAGGTGTTCGAGCGCGAGGCGCGCGTCTACCGGGAGCTGCTGCCGCGGGCCGAGGAGGCGCTGCGGGCGGCggaggggggcggcggcggcgagtgGCGGCCGCTGGCGCCGCGCACCCTGGGGGCGGCGACCGGGGGCGACGGCAGGCccgcctggctgctgctggagGACTTGCGCGCCAGCGGCTTCCGCACGCCGCCACCCGGCGCGGGGCTGGACCGCGCGCACTGCTCGCTGGGCCTGCGCGCTCTGGCGCGCCTCCACGCCGCCTCCGCGCGCCTGCTGGAGGACTCGCCCCCGCTGCGGACGGACCCGCTGTTCTCGCGGTCGCCGCTGACGAGCCGCGACGCGTGCGACCAGTTGGCCAGCATTGTGCCGCGTCACGCGCTCGCCCTCTCCGCCGCCCTGGCAGCCAGCGGACGGGGCGCTCTGGCCGACAGGTACGAGGCGGCGGCAGAGCGCATCGTGGGCCGCCTCAGGCAGCTGGATGGCGGCAGCCCGCCGGCGCTGCAGGTGTTGCTGCACGGCGACGTCTGGAAGAACAACTTCCTCTTCCGCTACTCGGGCCAGCAGCCCACCGACGTCCGGCTACTCGACTTCCAGGCAAGTGGTACCGCACTGCCTACTCTTCTAGCTTAGCGGGACGGTAACACGATGACTAACCGTCAACAGGACGGTATGCAACCTCACCATGTAGTGGAGCCGTGTTCACACGAGCGAAAACAACAACAGGACGTCAGTTTTCTTAGACCAGTAGCGAACAACAAAAGTGAGGTTATGAGATATCGCCCACATTACAGAAAGTCAGAcatacactgaaacttcctggcagattaaagctgtgtgccggaccgagactcgaactcgggacctttgcctgtgaggacggggcgcgagtcgtgcttgggtagctcagttggtagagcactttcccgcgaaaggcaaaggtctcgagttcgagtcaaggtccggcacacagttttaatctgccaggaagtttcatatcagcgcacactccgctgcagagtgaaaatttcattctggaaacatcccccaggctgtggctaagccatgtctccgcagtatcctttctttcaggagtgctagttctgcaagtttcgcagtaaagtttggaaggtaggagactaggtactggcagaagtaaagctgtgaggacggggcgcgagtcgtgcttgggtagttcagttggcagagcacacagttttaatcttccagggagtttcatatcagcgcacactccggtgtacAGTGAAAAATCTCACTCTGCAAATATACACTGTCCATCAAAATTACAAGATcacttttcgaaaccccgtaaatgTCTCCCATTCCAACGCTTAAGCATATAATTTGACTCAAAGGTACCCGTTTATAACATTCCTCTGTactggtgcaaaaaatggttcaaatggctctgagcactatgggacttaacatccgaggtcatcagcccccttgaattagaactacttaaacctaactgacctaaggacatcacacacagccatgcccgacgcaggattccaacctgcgaccttagcggtcacgcgattccagaccgaaggtcctagaaccgctcggccacaacggccggctagtggCGCAAAAGCGTGGCGCGCTGCAGCGTCACCGTCCGGATCGGTGATACTTCAAACGCCAAGGTCTCGACATTTACGGAAAAAAGGCTAGAGTTCATAAGTTCATTTGAGGTATAAGTTGATTTAATGATGTGAttttggcaccaaatttcgccagAATACTGCCAAGTGCTACCGTGGACGTGTTACCAGATGGGAAGTTCGTCACAGCTTCTCTTACCAACATTTCAACCCTTATTTTTGCGCCCCTGTGGTGGATCGCGATGTCCAGAGTTGAAATCATGCAGTTTCCTTATGAGTGGCTGAGACATACCGCCGCTCAGACTCGACACGAAAGGGCCTCTAGGGGGTGGCATGGCATAAGGGGCGTCACTGAAACTACGCCTTTCCTTGGGGTGTTGACCCTCATACATTTCAGGGTAGAAAATGACAGTTTGCAGCGCAGTAAACAAAAGGACGACGTTGTAGACAGCCTTTGGCACTCTTGACGTCTCCTGTGCGATTCATCTGACTTGATAGACATCTCGGAACAGCAGTCTGAAACGTCTCCAtggagtcgtttcataagacgcttgtcgaattcgctACAACTTACTCACTtcactacctgattttagctcaattcatgaactcttccagaaagactgagcactcaaataaggcctattgaatattatatgtgtgttttaatgtggggtttcggttttgttttgtgggaaacgctgagtttgTCATCGTCTGCTGGGAACAGACAATGTTGCTGCtagttcgaaggagagcacaggatggctaacataggtttccaatacctgaacagagaggtttacccatcttagtcgaaggctgcgtcgaaggctgttttttgtgtgtgaggttggtgacggagggctacccctctggtagcttccgctgcacggggagctaggtaatctcgaaagagaaagcggcactcttcggtgaacgcttggtgagtgcGGATCGTAgttcttaaggggggtttcaggtgatgggAAGCAGGTTGaattaggacttcgttatgtttaactgttgaaatacttcagcttaactgaagcgtgtaaaGTTATATTTCCGAATGTGCCatgattatattgctttaaataggcgatttttgggtgtttgagttaaaagtgcagaagttactttgttcattttgaacaacgatgaagtagaatttcaaacggtaaatctgattagggaaaagctggttaggatcatttcaaccgtacgtgagtgtaatactgtgtcgaagcgagtacGATTCTTAATCTTATTTTTTgtagaagttgcttttgtctttgtgtatcgattttgtgccacgtgtttgctAATCAATGCCCCTTCTGGCCCACCACGGCAGCGCAATACGCTTTATTTTaactgcttgt carries:
- the LOC126235256 gene encoding uncharacterized protein LOC126235256, with product MSSSEENAVVTPAWVDEKFVKEALSEAEGKQVAEVSSLRVEPAVKAGANFMSSLLRLSCEVRLASGGAAEARSLVLKVGLRAGPMADLAEEGQVFEREARVYRELLPRAEEDLRASGFRTPPPGAGLDRAHCSLGLRALARLHAASARLLEDSPPLRTDPLFSRSPLTSRDACDQLASIVPRHALALSAALAASGRGALADRYEAAAERIVGRLRQLDGGSPPALQVLLHGDVWKNNFLFRYSGQQPTDVRLLDFQMVNTGAPAIDVVHFLYANASEETHRQHLEQLLSEYHGTLQATLKALGLHQQADAYPLQELRRDIDRCAPIALHCAILMGVILGVEAHGADIQQSYSSEDKQAEILTKVYSNPTYLSCIEYLSPHFQKQGVL